From the Lolium rigidum isolate FL_2022 chromosome 2, APGP_CSIRO_Lrig_0.1, whole genome shotgun sequence genome, one window contains:
- the LOC124690756 gene encoding cell number regulator 1-like, with translation MYPTTPSESYDGRYSNGTPVPAAPPQATYNHAMNHSRPAAGLRRWSTSLFHCMDDPGNCLITCLCPCITFGQIADIVDRGSCSCAGSGAAYATICAFTGMGCLYSCVYRTKMRAHYDLDEGECPDFLVHWCCEWCALCQEYRELKNRGFDMGIGWEANMERQRRGVTGTQVMGAPATPVGMMR, from the exons ATGTATCCCACCACCCCTAGCGAGTCGTACGACGGCAGGTACAGCAACGGGACTCCGGTACCGGCAGCGCCGCCGCAGGCGACGTACAACCACGCCATGAACCACTCACGCCCCGCCGCCGGGCTGAGGAGATGGTCCACCAGCCTCTTCCACTGCATGGACGACCCCGGAAACT GTCTCATCACATGCCTGTGCCCCTGCATCACCTTCGGGCAGATCGCGGACATCGTGGACAGAGGATCCTGCT CGTGCGCCGGGAGCGGAGCGGCCTACGCGACGATCTGCGCCTTCACGGGGATGGGGTGCCTCTACTCGTGCGTCTACCGGACCAAGATGCGGGCGCACTACGACCTGGACGAGGGGGAGTGCCCGGACTTCCTCGTGCACTGGTGCTGCGAGTGGTGCGCGCTCTGCCAGGAGTACCGGGAGCTCAAGAACCGCGGCTTCGATATGGGGATCG GTTGGGAGGCAAACATGGAGCGGCAGAGGCGGGGCGTCACCGGGACGCAGGTGATGGGGGCGCCGGCCACGCCGGTCGGCATGATGAGATAG
- the LOC124688506 gene encoding calcium-binding protein 2-like yields MAFMRYDYRALPQGETTVEEFRAWLAQFDADGDGRISLEELREALRSLDLWFAWWKAREALRDADANRNGLVDPDEMGRLYAFARRNLHLKMGDLQEGQLDSF; encoded by the coding sequence ATGGCGTTCATGCGATACGACTACAGGGCGCTGCCGCAGGGGGAGACGACGGTGGAGGAGTTCAGGGCGTGGCTGGCGCAGTTCGACGCGGACGGCGACGGGCGGATCAGCCTGGAGGAGCTGCGGGAGGCGCTGCGCAGCCTGGACCTATGGTTCGCGTGGTGGAAGGCGCGGGAGGCGCTGCGGGACGCCGACGCCAACCGCAACGGCCTCGTCGACCCCGACGAGATGGGCAGGCTCTACGCCTTCGCGCGCAGGAACCTCCACCTCAAGATGGGCGACCTGCAGGAAGGCCAGCTTGATAGTTTCTGA